AAAAGGAGTATTAATGAACATCGTAAACTTTACCCCAATAGAATCTCTTCTGGGTGGTCTAATCATAGGATTAGCTGTGGCTATCTTATATCTCATGAGAGGAAACTACACTGGTATTAGCGGAATATATTTCAATGTGATCTCAGCCAACAAAAATGGATTCATCTGGAGACTTTCATTTATTCTTGGCTTAATTATTGGCCCAGTTATTTTGAGTTTCTTTCCATACAAAGATTTAGGCTTTGAAATGCCAAACACCAATCCAATTATTATCATTTTAGGTGGTTTGCTTGTTGGATACGGGACACAGCTGGGTTCAGGATGTACTTCTGGTCATGGTGTGTGTGGAATTGGTAGACTATCAATAAGATCTATTGTAGGCACATGTGTTTTTGTTGGTGCGGGAGTCTTAACAGTTCTCCTAACTAGATCGCTTGGATGGGTGGTACTGTAATGATGAAGAATATTTTTATTCCTTTAATCAGCGGTATCATTTTTGGTATTGGATTAGTGATTGCTGGGATGACAAATCCCGCTAAAGTCATGGGTTTTTTGAATATTTTCGGAAACTGGGATCCATCGCTAATGTTTGTGATGGGTGGGGCTATACTTGTTAGTATGCCTGCATTCTTATTAATTGGTAAGAAAATGTCGGCACCATTATTTAATAAGGAAGAAGGCTTTAGCCAACAATTAAAAAAGAATATTGATAGCCCTTTAATTATAGGTTCATCGATGTTTGGAGTAGGATGGGCTCTGGTAGGGTTTTGTCCTGGTCCTGCTATTTCTGCTTTAACTCAAGTTGACGGAAACGTTTTTATTTTTTTCATCGCCATGTCTATTGGGATGCTGATAAAAAAAATCTATTAAATTTGATTTATTCGCTCAAGTAGCTGATCATTAATTTCAATATCTTGATCTTTGTTTTTTTGAAAAGCTGCTTGACGTTTTGAGCCAGGAAGTCTTGCTCCCTCTTGCTCGATGATACTTTTAATGAGCGTATTCATTGCAGTTGAATAATTTGAATTAAATTTTTCTGGATTGATAGCAATAAAAAATTGACCAGTGCTAGGAGGACCCCCATCACCTCCTGCAAAAGAAGAAGCTTGAGTTCCTAAATTACCACCTGCAATACAAGCTGTAAAAATCTCGACAAGTAATCCTGTGCCAAATCCCTTATACCCGCCACTTGGTGCCATCGTTCCTTTTAGTGCTTCTTGTGCATTGGTTGTAACATTGCCCTCAGCGTCAAAAGCCCAACCTTCAGGAATTGCCTCACCTGTCTTAGCACGAACAGAAATTTCACTTTTAGCAACAACACTTGCAGATTGATCTATAATTATTGCAGCTTCACCTTCTAAGGGGACTGCAATTGAAAATGGGTTGGTTCCCACTACAGCCTTTTTTCCTCCAATTGGGGCAATAGAAGCAGGCGCATTGGTAAAACCCATTCCAACAAAACCATTTTCTGCAATTCTTTTCGTATGAAAACCTAAAACTCCGCAATTATATGAATTGAATATTGACATGCTCGCAATACCTGAATTTGTGCACATATCAAAAAGCGAACTAAATCCTAAATTAATTGCTGTATGAGCAAACCCATTATCAGCATTAACTTTTAAGGCAGATTCTGAGATCTTCTCAGATGATACTTTTGCTGTTCCTTTAATTTTTCCTATTTTTAAGTGATTGCAGTAAATGGGTAGATAATGAAATCCATGACTTTTAATTCCACTTAGTTCTGCATCCAAGATTCCGTCAATTATGCCATTACAATTTTCTTCAGAACAGCCGGAATTCTGAAGTTTTTCTTTGGCTAAATTAAAAGCCTCTGAGAAAGAAAATTTAGGCATCACAGAATTAGAGGGATTTTCTAAACCAAATCAAGAAAAAAAAATTTCATAATGTGAATTTTTTTTAAAATCTGTTTGCATGAATGAACCCGAAATGTTTAACTTACTGCAGATATATCTATAAAGGAGGAAATATGTCAATATTTCGTTTATTTACAGCTCTTTTCCTTGCACTAGGGATTACTACTATCTCCTCAAGTGCTAAAGCGGATTGTGAGAATGTAACTATCGCTGAAATGAACTGGGCATCAGCTCAGGTCATCGCACACATCGATGCTGTCCTCTTAAGAGGTCTTGGATGTGAAGTAGAATTAATTCCTGGTGATACAATGCCAACTTCAACTTCTTTAGTTGAAAAAGGTGAGCCTTCGATTGCTCCAGAACTATGGTCACAAAACTTAAAGCAAGTTTTAGATCCAGCTGAAGCTGAAGGACTTATCAAAAACGTAGGTAAAGTATTTGAAAATGGCGGAGAAGAAGGTCTTTGGATCCCAACTTACATTGCAGAAGCTAATGGTATCGTCACCATTGAAGATGCTCTTGCAAGACCTGATTTATTCCCACACCCTGAAGACTCAAGCGTAGCTGGTTTCTACGGCTGCCCTGCGGGTTGGAACTGTCAGATCACTACAACTCAAATGTTTAAAGCGTATGGCATGGAAGGTGCTGGTTTTGAATTTATTGATCCAGGTTCAGGTGGAGCTCTTTCAGGTGCTATGGGTGAAGCATACAACAAAGGTGAAGGTTGGTTTGGATACTATTGGGGTCCAACAGCTATCCTCGGTAAGTATGACATGACTAAGCTTGATGAAGGCGTTGATCATAATGCAGAAACTTGGATTTCTGAGATCAATGACTTAAACGTCGCTTCACCAGGTAAGAATAGATATCCTGCTTCAACAGTGGAAACATATGTTGGTAAAGATATGCTAGGTAATAGAAAAGTGATGAGCTATCTTGAAAAAAGAAGTTTCCCTAACTCATTACTTAGCCAAATCTTAGCTTGGAAAGAAGAAAACCAAGCAGAAGCAGAGGAAACTGCATATTACTTCTTAGAGAACTATTCAAATGTTTGGGGCAATTGGGTACCTTTTGACCAAAAACTTGATATTCAAAACTCTCTATAAGAATATATAATTATGACCTGGGGTATTTCTTTATCCCAGGTTTTTTTTTAGAGGAGGAAATATAATTAGATGAGTAACTTTTTTACTACATTCCCAGAAATGCCTAATAAGCAATTCCGTGAGATGAAAAAAGGTATTGACGCGAGTTACAAAGACTTTGCTCGTGAATGGGGTGATGTCATTGATGCCATGTTTGACCCTCTTCTAAAAATGTTAGTTTTTTTTGAAAAGACTCTGGTTGCTACACCTTGGCCAATATTCATGATTGTATTGGTGGCTCTCACCTATTGGGGAAGTCGCAGTATAAAACTTTGTGTAGGAACGGTATTAGCTTTTATCTTTATTGGCTACTTTAGAATGTGGGAGGAAACTATGAGCACGATTGCTATCATTCTCACTTCAGTGATCATGTCAGTAGCTATTGGTTTACCTACTGGTATAGCTATGTCCAGATCTGATAGAACTCAAAAAATAGTGACTCCTATCTTGGATATCATGCAGACTATGCCGCCATTCGTATATCTAATTCCAATTGTGATGTTAATGGGTATAGGAAAGATACCAGGTTTAATTGCCGTGGTAATCTATGCCATACCACCTCTTATTCGTTTAACGAATTTAGGTATTAGAGAAGTTGATCAGGAAGCTCTGGAAGCTGCAGATGCTTTTGGAGCAACAAAAAGACAAAAACTTTTTCAAGTGCAATTGCCTTTAGCCCTTCCCACCATTTTTGCTGGGATCAACCAAACTATTATGATGGCCTTGGCAATGGTTATTATCGCTTCCATGATTGGCGTAAAAGGACTAGGTCAACCTGTTCTTCAATCCATCTATAATCAGTATTTCACAAAAGGTGTTCTCTATGGGCTTGCCATTGTGATTGTTGCTATTGTTTTTGATCGTGTCTCTCAATCTTACGGGCAAAGAATTCAGAAACACCGTTCCGGAAGGGTTGTTTAAATCATGTCTGAAGCAAAGATAAAAATTAAAAACCTATACAAAATTTTTGGTAAAAATCCTAAAAATGCCATGGAACATGTCAAAAATGGCATAGGTAAAGATGAGCTTTTAGAAAAGCATAATCATGTTCTCGGATTAAAAGACATTAATCTTGATATTCATGCTAGATCCATTCAAGTCGTAATGGGATTATCAGGTTCTGGTAAATCAACTCTTATTCGACATATCAATCGTTTAATTGAGCCTACAGATGGAAGTGTGAGTGTTGATGGTGAAGAAGTGCTCAAAATGAACGAGGAACAATTAAGAAACTTTCGACGCAGTAAAACGGCGATGGTATTTCAACGTTTTGCTCTACTTCCCCACAAGACTGTTCTTCAAAACACAATTTTTGGACTACATATTCAAAATGTCAGTGATGAGGAAGCAAAAAAAAGTGCACTCAGATGGATTGAACGTGTTGGTCTCTCCGGATA
The window above is part of the alpha proteobacterium HIMB59 genome. Proteins encoded here:
- a CDS encoding ligand-binding protein, OpuAC family (PFAM: Substrate binding domain of ABC-type glycine betaine transport system), with the translated sequence MNPKCLTYCRYIYKGGNMSIFRLFTALFLALGITTISSSAKADCENVTIAEMNWASAQVIAHIDAVLLRGLGCEVELIPGDTMPTSTSLVEKGEPSIAPELWSQNLKQVLDPAEAEGLIKNVGKVFENGGEEGLWIPTYIAEANGIVTIEDALARPDLFPHPEDSSVAGFYGCPAGWNCQITTTQMFKAYGMEGAGFEFIDPGSGGALSGAMGEAYNKGEGWFGYYWGPTAILGKYDMTKLDEGVDHNAETWISEINDLNVASPGKNRYPASTVETYVGKDMLGNRKVMSYLEKRSFPNSLLSQILAWKEENQAEAEETAYYFLENYSNVWGNWVPFDQKLDIQNSL
- a CDS encoding Binding-protein-dependent transport system inner membrane component (PFAM: Binding-protein-dependent transport system inner membrane component) is translated as MSNFFTTFPEMPNKQFREMKKGIDASYKDFAREWGDVIDAMFDPLLKMLVFFEKTLVATPWPIFMIVLVALTYWGSRSIKLCVGTVLAFIFIGYFRMWEETMSTIAIILTSVIMSVAIGLPTGIAMSRSDRTQKIVTPILDIMQTMPPFVYLIPIVMLMGIGKIPGLIAVVIYAIPPLIRLTNLGIREVDQEALEAADAFGATKRQKLFQVQLPLALPTIFAGINQTIMMALAMVIIASMIGVKGLGQPVLQSIYNQYFTKGVLYGLAIVIVAIVFDRVSQSYGQRIQKHRSGRVV
- a CDS encoding hypothetical protein (PFAM: YeeE/YedE family (DUF395)), with amino-acid sequence MGGTVMMKNIFIPLISGIIFGIGLVIAGMTNPAKVMGFLNIFGNWDPSLMFVMGGAILVSMPAFLLIGKKMSAPLFNKEEGFSQQLKKNIDSPLIIGSSMFGVGWALVGFCPGPAISALTQVDGNVFIFFIAMSIGMLIKKIY
- a CDS encoding hypothetical protein (PFAM: YeeE/YedE family (DUF395)), which produces MNIVNFTPIESLLGGLIIGLAVAILYLMRGNYTGISGIYFNVISANKNGFIWRLSFILGLIIGPVILSFFPYKDLGFEMPNTNPIIIILGGLLVGYGTQLGSGCTSGHGVCGIGRLSIRSIVGTCVFVGAGVLTVLLTRSLGWVVL
- a CDS encoding Malate/L-lactate dehydrogenase (PFAM: Malate/L-lactate dehydrogenase); translation: MPKFSFSEAFNLAKEKLQNSGCSEENCNGIIDGILDAELSGIKSHGFHYLPIYCNHLKIGKIKGTAKVSSEKISESALKVNADNGFAHTAINLGFSSLFDMCTNSGIASMSIFNSYNCGVLGFHTKRIAENGFVGMGFTNAPASIAPIGGKKAVVGTNPFSIAVPLEGEAAIIIDQSASVVAKSEISVRAKTGEAIPEGWAFDAEGNVTTNAQEALKGTMAPSGGYKGFGTGLLVEIFTACIAGGNLGTQASSFAGGDGGPPSTGQFFIAINPEKFNSNYSTAMNTLIKSIIEQEGARLPGSKRQAAFQKNKDQDIEINDQLLERINQI